In Elusimicrobiota bacterium, one genomic interval encodes:
- a CDS encoding 50S ribosomal protein L10, producing the protein MKLTKNDKIEGAKALAENLKKAPHLFFAEYQGLKFVELDELRGKLRPLRCRFAVVKNSLVRYALKSAGIDGADAKLFTGPVGMVVSESEDPVAAAKVLAAFSKQFPFLKIKAGLVSQKWMTPGECQTLSTLGSKPELLAKLAGTLYSAVSQSAGVLQAPIRDFVLVLKALEDKKKGVAAA; encoded by the coding sequence ATGAAACTGACAAAGAACGACAAAATTGAGGGCGCCAAGGCGCTTGCTGAAAACTTGAAGAAGGCCCCGCATCTCTTTTTCGCGGAGTATCAGGGCCTTAAGTTCGTGGAACTCGATGAGCTGCGCGGCAAGCTCCGGCCTTTGCGCTGTCGCTTCGCCGTGGTCAAGAACTCTTTGGTCCGCTACGCCCTGAAGAGCGCGGGCATTGACGGCGCGGACGCGAAGCTTTTCACGGGACCGGTGGGCATGGTGGTCTCCGAGTCCGAGGATCCCGTGGCCGCGGCCAAGGTCTTGGCGGCGTTCTCGAAGCAATTTCCTTTTCTTAAAATCAAGGCCGGCTTGGTCAGCCAGAAATGGATGACCCCGGGCGAGTGCCAGACTCTCTCGACCTTGGGCAGCAAGCCGGAGCTTTTGGCCAAGCTCGCCGGCACTTTGTACTCCGCCGTTTCCCAATCCGCCGGAGTCCTTCAGGCCCCGATTCGCGATTTTGTGCTGGTCCTAAAAGCCTTAGAGGACAAAAAGAAAGGCGTGGCGGCCGCCTAA
- the rplL gene encoding 50S ribosomal protein L7/L12 yields the protein MSTATKLGKEEIVEAISNLSVLELSELVKAVEDKFGVKAAAVGAVMAAPAAGAPAAGAAVAEEKTDFSVVLINAGGNKIAVIKTVRELTGLGLKEAKDLVEAAPKAVKEGLPKAQAEEMKKKLSESGATVELK from the coding sequence ATGTCGACTGCAACGAAGTTGGGCAAGGAAGAGATCGTCGAGGCGATTTCCAATCTTAGCGTGCTCGAGCTTTCCGAGCTCGTGAAGGCCGTTGAGGATAAGTTCGGCGTGAAGGCCGCCGCCGTGGGAGCCGTCATGGCCGCCCCGGCCGCCGGCGCTCCCGCCGCTGGAGCCGCCGTCGCCGAAGAGAAGACCGATTTCTCCGTGGTGCTGATCAATGCCGGCGGGAATAAAATCGCCGTCATCAAGACCGTGCGCGAGCTGACCGGCCTGGGCTTGAAGGAAGCCAAAGACCTGGTCGAGGCCGCCCCCAAGGCCGTCAAGGAGGGCCTGCCTAAGGCTCAAGCCGAGGAAATGAAGAAGAAACTCTCTGAATCCGGCGCCACCGTTGAATTGAAGTAA
- the rpoB gene encoding DNA-directed RNA polymerase subunit beta: MKQIKFGKIPQAMALPDLLEMQKNSFRDFMQLEGVPEERKLMGLQAAFLDVFPIESADGSMVLDFVRYEFGSARFSGPEEAQAHDSSFSRPLKAILRLSSRQPSGKLKQIVEQEVVLCEVPIMTETASFVINGAERVVVSQLHRSPGIIFEEDDEKKISSLGKKLFFAKVIPYRGAWIEFEFDLNNILYVRIDRKKKFEVTTFLRACGIESDADILKIFYPYEQVQVSPETMVGLLHRISVEDVVDQSTGEVLLEAGKKVTHEAIKRMLDKQVSSIKLLTGDPEKDDPTILETLRKDKIKSVKEAQQDIYKKLRGQEFIVPGQAEAYLDNLIFKNLRKYDLSKVGRHKVAMKLHYYLWRLAARRDVMARPDNRRHKHFALPAFSRRTLCLEDIIATVQYLISLNCGVTYLNEGQTRTTPMPIRGEAFEGLGEFKSGYLEYAKRVSGEAVDKLPVIDLHEKDSDDDNDATRQGLKKDRFSFVDVSSAVQDWRRAVSSFLDKNFPIKLDDIDHLGNRRVRGVGELLENQIRVGLAQMSRVIRDRMSVQDKSLLTPRNLLNTAPLVGILRKFFGTSQLSQFMDQINPLSEITHKRRLSALGPGGLNRKRAGFEVRDVHYTHYGRICPIETPEGPNIGLITSLASYARINEFGLIESPYRKVVKGRLTGDMEYLGADAESDKIVAQANTPLDKDRIAADLAASRSRGDFPLAEPNKVDYMDISPMQVVSVSAALVPFLEHDDANRALMGSNMQRQGVPLLITEAPLVATGMEDAVARDSGACIVAKRAGRVIYAAGDLIAVCADAKEDQIDLYELRKYRRSNQDTCVSQAPMVATGDHVKTGQVLADGPATSGGQLALGRNLLVGFMPWEGYNFEDAILVSERLVKEDVFTSIHISEFEVEARDTKLGAEEITRDIPNVGVETLESLDESGIVIPSTYVRQGDILVGKVTPKGEQQLTPEERLLKVIFGKKAEDVQDASLRVPPGISGKVIGVRMFVRREKLGKPEERKRIDAISDKLEADLTALRQHRKESLAALESLNAAKREAEQERLQMFYKLMEKKLREDAARQKENVKQGDDLPVTVNKVVKVYVASRRKVQVGDKLAGRHGNKGVVAKVLPEEDMPFLPDGTPLDVVLSPLGVPSRMNVGQLLETMLGWAAHTLDTQMINPVFDSATEVEIKQKVAEAKKVLREKGLPEKYLPTDDCRITLFDGRTGEPFQEKVSIGYMYILKLIHLVEDKIHARSTGPYSLITRQPLGGKAQFGGQRFGEMEVWAIEGYGAAYALQEFLTVKSDDVTGRTKMYEAIIKGETPAQPGVPESFKVLVKELQALGLNVELLKLNGKKETSKETARKA, from the coding sequence ATGAAACAGATAAAGTTCGGAAAAATTCCACAGGCGATGGCTTTGCCGGATCTCCTCGAGATGCAGAAAAATTCCTTTAGGGATTTTATGCAGCTTGAGGGCGTCCCCGAGGAGCGCAAGCTCATGGGGCTGCAGGCGGCCTTCCTGGACGTTTTTCCGATCGAGTCTGCCGATGGAAGCATGGTGCTGGATTTCGTCCGTTACGAGTTCGGGTCGGCGCGCTTCTCCGGCCCAGAGGAAGCGCAGGCCCATGACTCGAGCTTCTCGCGGCCGCTCAAGGCCATACTGAGGCTCTCCTCCCGCCAGCCCTCCGGCAAGCTCAAGCAGATAGTGGAGCAGGAGGTCGTGCTCTGCGAGGTGCCGATCATGACGGAGACGGCCTCTTTTGTCATCAACGGGGCCGAGCGCGTCGTGGTAAGCCAGCTTCACCGCTCTCCCGGCATCATTTTCGAGGAGGACGACGAGAAGAAGATCTCTTCGTTGGGCAAAAAACTTTTCTTCGCCAAGGTCATCCCCTACCGCGGCGCCTGGATCGAGTTCGAGTTCGACCTCAACAACATCCTCTACGTCCGCATCGACCGCAAGAAGAAGTTCGAGGTCACGACCTTCCTGCGCGCCTGCGGGATCGAGTCGGACGCGGACATCCTCAAGATTTTCTACCCCTACGAGCAGGTCCAGGTTTCCCCCGAGACCATGGTGGGGCTGCTCCACCGGATATCGGTGGAGGACGTGGTGGACCAGAGCACCGGCGAGGTTCTCCTCGAGGCCGGCAAAAAGGTGACCCACGAGGCCATCAAGAGGATGCTCGACAAGCAAGTTTCCTCGATCAAGCTCTTGACCGGCGATCCCGAGAAGGACGATCCAACCATCCTCGAGACCCTGCGCAAGGACAAGATCAAGAGCGTCAAGGAAGCCCAGCAGGACATCTACAAGAAGCTGCGCGGCCAGGAGTTCATCGTCCCCGGCCAGGCCGAGGCCTATCTCGACAACCTGATCTTCAAGAACCTGCGCAAGTACGATTTGAGCAAGGTGGGGCGGCACAAGGTGGCCATGAAGCTTCACTACTACCTGTGGAGGCTGGCCGCGCGCCGCGACGTGATGGCCCGCCCGGATAACCGGCGTCACAAGCATTTCGCCCTGCCTGCCTTTTCACGCCGCACCCTTTGCCTTGAGGACATCATCGCCACCGTCCAATACCTCATTTCCTTGAACTGCGGCGTGACCTACTTGAACGAGGGCCAGACCCGCACCACGCCCATGCCGATCCGCGGAGAGGCTTTCGAGGGGCTGGGGGAGTTCAAGAGCGGGTATTTGGAGTATGCCAAGCGCGTCAGCGGCGAGGCCGTGGACAAGCTTCCCGTCATAGACCTGCACGAGAAGGACAGCGACGACGACAACGATGCGACCAGGCAGGGCTTGAAAAAGGACCGATTCTCTTTCGTGGACGTGAGCTCCGCCGTCCAGGATTGGAGGCGGGCGGTTTCCAGCTTCCTGGACAAGAATTTCCCCATCAAACTCGACGATATAGACCACCTCGGCAACCGTCGAGTGCGCGGCGTGGGAGAGCTCCTCGAGAACCAGATCCGCGTGGGCCTGGCCCAGATGTCCCGGGTGATCCGGGACCGCATGAGCGTTCAGGACAAATCCCTGCTCACGCCCAGGAACCTCCTCAATACCGCCCCCCTGGTCGGTATTTTGAGGAAGTTCTTCGGGACCTCCCAGCTCTCGCAATTCATGGACCAGATCAATCCTCTCTCCGAGATCACGCACAAGCGCCGTCTCTCGGCCCTGGGGCCCGGCGGACTCAATCGCAAGCGCGCGGGCTTCGAAGTTCGCGATGTCCATTACACCCATTACGGCCGCATCTGTCCTATCGAGACGCCGGAAGGTCCGAACATCGGCCTTATCACGTCCCTGGCTAGCTACGCCCGCATCAACGAGTTCGGGTTGATCGAGTCCCCTTATCGGAAGGTGGTCAAGGGGCGGCTCACCGGAGACATGGAGTATCTGGGCGCCGACGCGGAGTCGGACAAGATCGTGGCCCAGGCCAACACGCCCTTGGACAAGGACCGCATTGCGGCGGACCTGGCCGCCTCTCGCTCGCGCGGCGACTTTCCCTTGGCCGAGCCCAACAAGGTGGACTACATGGACATATCGCCCATGCAGGTCGTTTCCGTCTCCGCGGCCTTGGTCCCTTTCCTGGAGCATGACGACGCCAACCGTGCCCTCATGGGATCGAACATGCAGCGCCAGGGAGTTCCTCTCCTTATTACGGAGGCACCCTTGGTGGCGACGGGCATGGAGGATGCGGTGGCCCGCGACTCCGGGGCCTGTATCGTGGCCAAGCGCGCCGGCCGGGTGATCTACGCGGCCGGAGATCTCATCGCGGTCTGCGCCGACGCCAAGGAAGATCAGATCGATCTCTACGAGCTCAGGAAATACCGCCGCTCCAACCAAGACACCTGCGTCAGCCAAGCTCCCATGGTCGCGACCGGCGACCACGTGAAGACTGGCCAGGTCCTGGCCGATGGTCCCGCCACCTCCGGCGGGCAGCTGGCCTTGGGGCGAAACCTTCTGGTCGGCTTCATGCCTTGGGAGGGTTACAACTTCGAGGACGCCATTCTGGTCTCCGAGAGGCTGGTCAAGGAGGACGTCTTCACCTCCATCCACATCTCCGAGTTCGAGGTGGAGGCGCGCGACACCAAACTCGGCGCCGAGGAAATCACCCGCGACATCCCTAACGTCGGTGTGGAGACTTTGGAGTCCTTGGACGAATCGGGGATCGTGATCCCCTCGACCTACGTGCGCCAGGGGGACATTTTGGTCGGGAAGGTTACCCCCAAGGGCGAGCAGCAGCTCACTCCCGAGGAGCGGCTCCTCAAGGTCATATTCGGCAAGAAGGCGGAGGACGTCCAAGACGCATCCCTGCGGGTCCCTCCCGGCATCTCCGGCAAGGTGATCGGCGTGCGCATGTTCGTGCGCCGCGAGAAGCTGGGCAAGCCCGAGGAGCGCAAGCGCATTGACGCCATCAGCGACAAGCTGGAGGCGGATCTCACCGCCCTGCGGCAGCACCGTAAGGAGTCCCTGGCGGCCTTGGAGAGCCTGAACGCCGCCAAGCGCGAGGCAGAGCAAGAGCGCCTGCAGATGTTCTACAAGCTCATGGAGAAGAAGCTCCGCGAGGATGCGGCCCGGCAGAAGGAGAACGTCAAGCAGGGCGACGACCTCCCAGTCACGGTGAACAAGGTGGTCAAGGTCTACGTGGCCTCGCGCCGGAAGGTCCAGGTCGGCGACAAGCTCGCCGGACGCCATGGAAACAAGGGCGTGGTGGCCAAGGTCCTCCCGGAGGAGGACATGCCCTTTCTGCCGGACGGCACTCCACTAGACGTGGTCCTCTCCCCCCTGGGCGTGCCCTCGCGCATGAACGTGGGGCAGCTTCTAGAGACTATGCTCGGCTGGGCCGCCCATACCTTGGACACCCAAATGATCAACCCGGTCTTCGACAGCGCCACCGAGGTCGAGATCAAGCAGAAGGTCGCGGAGGCTAAGAAGGTCCTGCGCGAGAAGGGCCTGCCGGAGAAGTACCTTCCCACCGACGACTGCCGCATCACTTTGTTCGACGGCCGCACGGGGGAGCCATTCCAAGAGAAGGTCTCGATCGGCTACATGTACATTCTCAAGCTCATCCACCTCGTCGAGGACAAGATCCATGCCCGCTCCACGGGCCCTTACAGCCTCATCACCCGCCAGCCTCTCGGCGGCAAGGCCCAGTTTGGAGGCCAGCGCTTCGGAGAAATGGAGGTCTGGGCCATCGAGGGCTACGGGGCCGCCTATGCCCTGCAGGAATTCCTGACGGTCAAGTCCGACGACGTCACCGGCCGTACCAAGATGTACGAGGCCATTATTAAAGGGGAGACGCCGGCCCAGCCCGGCGTGCCGGAGTCTTTCAAGGTTCTCGTCAAGGAACTCCAAGCCTTGGGATTGAACGTCGAGCTCTTGAAGCTCAACGGGAAGAAAGAGACGAGCAAAGAAACGGCGAGGAAAGCATAA